From Haloarcula sp. CBA1127, a single genomic window includes:
- a CDS encoding ATPase domain-containing protein, with protein MRLSSGVPGFDELIEGGLLPNRLYVVSGPPGSGKTTFCSQFITQGVKDGETCLYVTMHETKTELMQDMAGYEFGFDRAMQSDAIQFLNLVTESGKRTITQFGSEGGLTNRLVAYIKQNDIQRVVIDSTMLLQHFMADVEDEITGFLSALKQTDATTLLISEMTDPSSYSDEHYLAHGVVFFHNFLENGSMTRGVQVIKMRGTAIDCDIREISFSDAGLQVHTDRKVET; from the coding sequence ATGCGTCTCTCTAGTGGGGTCCCCGGATTCGACGAACTCATTGAGGGGGGGTTACTCCCGAATCGTCTTTACGTGGTCAGTGGCCCGCCGGGCAGCGGGAAGACAACCTTCTGTTCACAGTTCATTACACAGGGCGTCAAGGACGGCGAAACGTGCCTGTACGTGACGATGCACGAGACCAAGACGGAGTTGATGCAGGACATGGCCGGCTACGAGTTCGGCTTCGACCGGGCCATGCAGTCTGATGCCATCCAGTTTCTCAACCTCGTCACTGAGAGCGGGAAACGAACTATCACGCAGTTCGGCAGCGAGGGCGGCCTGACGAACCGACTCGTGGCCTATATCAAACAGAACGACATCCAGCGGGTCGTCATCGACTCGACGATGCTGTTACAGCACTTCATGGCCGATGTCGAAGACGAGATTACGGGCTTTCTTTCTGCGCTGAAACAGACTGACGCGACGACACTGCTCATTTCCGAGATGACCGACCCGTCCTCCTACAGCGACGAGCACTACCTCGCCCACGGCGTCGTCTTCTTCCATAACTTCCTCGAAAATGGGAGCATGACCCGCGGCGTTCAGGTCATCAAGATGCGGGGCACCGCTATCGACTGTGACATCCGCGAAATCTCCTTTTCTGATGCCGGACTGCAGGTTCACACTGACCGGAAAGTGGAGACATGA
- a CDS encoding CPBP family intramembrane glutamic endopeptidase encodes MVKSDFIMEIRRYIVNPAERRLRAPWRVTLWLFLAVFGLVLLSGIIAVVSSVVRMTPTVAVVRQIAIFAAGTVVAVGIGYLLDRRTLPDYGLGFDRQWWRDAAFGLALGVGLPALVLLVEMAVGFIEVSVALATIDSGPLPLTAFGPLVAVLLLGAFFLVQATTEEVLVRGYLLTNTAEGLAGWVGKRGAIIAATGLTGALFGVLHWTNPSASLLSVTNITLYGLLLGACYVLTGRLGVASGFHVAWNYTLALLGFPVSGLRMGVALLSTDATGPTVVTGGEFGPEGGLVALPLLAVGGAGLYWWVRREYGAVELLDDIATPQLRIRTRSDTANQDG; translated from the coding sequence ATGGTCAAGTCGGACTTCATTATGGAGATACGGCGCTACATTGTCAATCCCGCGGAGCGCCGGCTGCGGGCGCCGTGGCGGGTTACGTTGTGGCTGTTTCTCGCCGTGTTCGGCCTCGTCCTCCTCTCAGGGATAATCGCAGTGGTGTCGTCAGTAGTGCGCATGACGCCGACGGTCGCTGTCGTGCGCCAGATCGCGATTTTTGCTGCCGGAACCGTCGTCGCCGTCGGGATCGGCTATCTGCTCGATCGGCGGACGCTCCCGGATTACGGGCTGGGATTCGACCGCCAGTGGTGGCGCGACGCGGCTTTCGGCCTCGCGCTCGGGGTGGGGCTTCCCGCGCTCGTCCTGCTCGTCGAGATGGCCGTCGGCTTCATCGAGGTCAGCGTCGCCCTCGCAACCATCGATAGCGGGCCGCTCCCGCTGACCGCGTTCGGGCCGCTGGTCGCCGTCCTCCTTCTGGGGGCGTTCTTCCTCGTGCAGGCGACTACCGAGGAAGTGCTCGTCCGTGGGTATCTCCTGACGAACACGGCTGAGGGGCTCGCCGGGTGGGTCGGCAAGCGGGGCGCAATCATCGCCGCAACGGGACTGACGGGCGCACTGTTCGGCGTCCTCCACTGGACGAACCCCAGCGCGTCGCTGCTCAGCGTAACCAACATCACCCTCTACGGCCTCCTGCTCGGCGCGTGTTACGTCCTGACTGGTCGACTCGGAGTCGCCAGCGGCTTCCACGTCGCCTGGAACTACACGCTGGCACTGCTTGGCTTCCCCGTCAGCGGCCTCCGGATGGGCGTTGCCCTGCTCTCGACCGATGCGACTGGTCCCACGGTGGTGACCGGCGGCGAGTTCGGACCCGAAGGGGGACTCGTCGCCCTTCCACTGCTCGCCGTCGGCGGAGCCGGGCTGTACTGGTGGGTCCGCCGGGAGTACGGCGCAGTCGAGTTGCTTGACGACATTGCGACCCCGCAGCTCCGGATTCGGACGCGGTCCGACACCGCAAACCAAGACGGCTAA
- a CDS encoding acyltransferase translates to MTKRHVSLPPLAEEGLRAFIDEVDERLSGDEDTCDVVTDVLVDLHGDRDAYERWQDGADISPAERVRLQGYDPCNTTLESEYYAEKDEERFKRSKHLQWLWRQFDATPMADNVEFALRFRRMLADHLFESCGEGCRFFKGISFTYGHNIEVGDNVVVHDDVHLDDRGKLTIGDRVSISDDTHVYSHDHDAVDQTHVDNYHTIIEDDVRLTYDSMVRAGVKVGENAILAAKSIAGKDIPAHHVAAGTPAKSLTVKDGWESVAEPIEGANVDRRAERQLSTDLPDNLEQFDEFQRDLSPPDRE, encoded by the coding sequence ATGACGAAGCGTCACGTGTCGCTGCCACCGCTCGCCGAGGAGGGGCTCAGGGCGTTCATCGACGAGGTCGACGAACGCCTCTCCGGCGACGAGGACACCTGCGATGTTGTCACTGACGTGCTGGTCGACCTCCACGGCGACCGGGACGCCTACGAGCGCTGGCAGGACGGCGCGGATATATCTCCGGCCGAGCGGGTCCGGCTCCAGGGCTATGACCCCTGTAACACGACCCTCGAAAGCGAGTACTACGCCGAGAAAGACGAGGAGCGGTTCAAACGCTCGAAGCATCTCCAGTGGCTCTGGCGGCAGTTCGACGCGACGCCGATGGCGGACAACGTCGAGTTCGCGCTCCGGTTCCGTCGGATGCTTGCCGACCATCTCTTCGAGTCCTGCGGCGAGGGCTGTCGCTTCTTCAAGGGCATCTCCTTTACCTACGGCCACAACATCGAGGTCGGCGACAACGTCGTCGTCCACGACGACGTCCATCTGGACGACCGCGGGAAACTCACAATCGGCGATCGCGTCTCTATCTCCGACGACACCCACGTCTACAGCCACGACCACGACGCCGTCGACCAGACCCACGTCGATAATTACCACACCATCATCGAAGACGACGTGCGCCTGACCTACGACTCGATGGTCCGGGCCGGTGTGAAGGTCGGCGAAAACGCCATTCTCGCGGCGAAGTCCATCGCCGGCAAGGATATCCCCGCCCATCACGTCGCTGCCGGCACACCGGCGAAGTCCCTGACTGTCAAGGACGGATGGGAGTCCGTCGCGGAGCCGATTGAGGGGGCCAACGTCGACCGCCGCGCCGAACGGCAACTGTCGACTGACTTGCCCGACAATCTGGAGCAGTTCGACGAGTTCCAGCGGGACCTCTCGCCGCCGGACCGCGAGTAG
- a CDS encoding aldo/keto reductase: MEYATLGNSGVEVSEVGFGAWVVGTDWWGDRTRDDAIDMVQHALDEDVTFFDTGDVYGHGDSEEIIGEALAEHRDEVTVSTKIGYDFYNNPQAGHGELPKKVTPEWVHTAVDRSLDRLGMDHVELLMLHNANVDEVDEDVLEALDELREEGTVDAIGWALGPSIGWLAEGDAAVANEFDALQTVFNLFEQTPGQHFIDTIREQNADTSVLARVPHSSGLLNEQVTPETELGKGDHRSHRPSEWYETGWEKVEEIRFLERDGARTMGQAAIQWLLYNDEVASVTPTFRTNADIDEWAGAPDTPPLSDEEYDRVQELYRDNFGIDRDDGMDALRSSVGGADLEETGMKSAGD; the protein is encoded by the coding sequence ATGGAATACGCGACACTCGGAAACTCCGGCGTCGAAGTCTCAGAAGTCGGGTTCGGTGCCTGGGTCGTCGGCACGGACTGGTGGGGCGACCGCACTCGCGACGATGCCATCGATATGGTCCAGCACGCGCTCGACGAGGACGTGACGTTCTTCGATACCGGCGACGTATACGGCCACGGCGACAGCGAGGAGATCATCGGCGAGGCGCTGGCAGAACACCGCGACGAAGTTACCGTCTCGACAAAAATCGGCTACGACTTCTACAACAACCCACAGGCTGGTCACGGCGAGCTCCCGAAGAAAGTCACGCCCGAGTGGGTGCACACTGCCGTTGATCGCTCGCTCGACCGTCTCGGCATGGACCACGTCGAGCTCCTGATGCTTCACAACGCCAACGTCGACGAGGTCGACGAGGACGTGCTGGAAGCGCTCGACGAACTCCGCGAGGAGGGGACGGTCGACGCCATCGGCTGGGCGCTTGGCCCCTCTATCGGCTGGCTCGCTGAGGGCGACGCCGCGGTCGCAAACGAGTTCGACGCGCTCCAGACCGTCTTTAACCTCTTCGAACAGACCCCCGGTCAGCACTTCATCGACACCATCCGCGAGCAGAACGCCGACACGTCGGTGCTCGCTCGCGTTCCACACTCCTCGGGCCTGCTGAACGAGCAAGTGACCCCCGAGACGGAACTCGGTAAGGGCGACCACCGCTCCCACCGGCCGAGCGAGTGGTACGAGACCGGCTGGGAGAAGGTCGAAGAGATCCGGTTCCTCGAGCGTGATGGGGCACGGACGATGGGTCAGGCCGCCATCCAGTGGCTCCTCTACAACGACGAAGTGGCGTCGGTCACCCCGACGTTCCGGACGAACGCCGATATCGACGAGTGGGCCGGCGCGCCCGACACGCCGCCGCTCAGCGACGAGGAGTACGACCGCGTACAGGAACTGTACCGGGACAACTTCGGTATCGACCGCGACGACGGGATGGACGCCCTGCGCTCGTCGGTCGGCGGTGCGGACCTCGAAGAGACCGGGATGAAATCTGCCGGGGACTGA
- the radA gene encoding DNA repair and recombination protein RadA — protein MSASEDLEELPGVGPATAEKLEDNGYDSYQGIAVASPGELSNTADIGESSAADIIQAAREAADIGGFETGSTVLERREQIGKLSWGVDEVDDLLGGGVETQSITEVYGEFGAGKSQVTHQLSVNVQLPAEHGGLEGSAIFVDSEDTFRPERIEQMVKGLADEVLADTMVLHGIVEEEADADPTDEDLLDDLVASVLEKIHVAKAFNSNHQILLAEKAQEIASESQEEEFPVRLLAVDSLTAHFRAEYVGRGELADRQQKLNKHLHDLMRVGDLNNTAVVVTNQVASNPDSFFGDPTQPIGGNILGHTSTFRMYLRKSKGNKRIVKLVDAPNLPDGEGVMRVEEDGLLNE, from the coding sequence ATGTCCGCAAGTGAGGACCTCGAAGAGCTGCCGGGCGTCGGTCCGGCGACAGCAGAGAAACTCGAAGACAACGGCTACGACTCCTATCAGGGGATTGCAGTCGCCTCCCCCGGCGAACTGTCGAATACGGCCGACATCGGCGAATCGTCGGCGGCAGATATCATTCAGGCTGCCCGCGAAGCGGCCGACATCGGCGGGTTCGAAACTGGGTCGACGGTGCTCGAACGTCGAGAGCAGATTGGGAAGCTCTCCTGGGGCGTCGACGAGGTCGATGACCTGCTCGGCGGCGGCGTCGAAACCCAGTCCATCACCGAGGTGTACGGCGAGTTCGGGGCCGGGAAGTCCCAGGTAACGCACCAGCTCTCTGTCAACGTCCAGTTGCCGGCCGAACACGGCGGGCTGGAGGGCAGCGCTATCTTCGTCGACTCTGAGGATACGTTCCGACCCGAGCGTATCGAACAGATGGTAAAGGGCCTCGCCGACGAGGTACTGGCAGATACGATGGTCCTCCACGGCATCGTCGAGGAGGAGGCCGACGCAGATCCAACCGATGAGGACCTACTCGATGACCTCGTCGCCTCCGTGCTGGAGAAAATCCACGTCGCGAAGGCGTTCAACTCCAACCACCAGATCCTTCTGGCCGAGAAGGCACAGGAAATCGCCAGTGAGAGCCAGGAGGAGGAGTTCCCCGTTCGCCTGCTCGCCGTCGACTCACTGACCGCCCACTTCCGCGCTGAGTACGTCGGCCGTGGCGAACTTGCCGACCGCCAGCAGAAGCTCAACAAACACCTCCACGACCTGATGCGGGTCGGCGACCTCAACAACACCGCCGTCGTCGTCACGAACCAGGTCGCCTCCAACCCCGACTCCTTCTTCGGCGACCCGACCCAGCCCATCGGTGGCAACATCCTCGGCCACACCTCTACGTTCCGGATGTACCTCCGGAAGTCCAAGGGGAACAAGCGTATCGTCAAACTCGTCGACGCGCCGAACCTCCCGGACGGCGAGGGTGTCATGCGTGTCGAAGAGGACGGCCTGCTGAACGAGTAA